A region of the Agrobacterium sp. RAC06 genome:
CGGTATTACGATCTCACCCTCGGCAAGATGTGCCATGCAGTCCCCATAGACGAATCCCCTATGGACGTTCAGAGTAACTGTGTGCTTGCAGGCCTGATAGAATAAAAGCGGCAGAAAATGACGCGATATGATCACAAAGCGGCGGAAATCGGCAAAAAGCGCGGATCCAGCCTCGGCGGGCGGCTCCTTTGATGGGTTGCGAGCAAGTCAACCGCATCCCGACATCTCCCACGATTGAAACCATCTGGTGAATGGGATAAGCGAAAGCTTCATTCCACACTCAGATTTTAATCCGGTGACATCGAACGCCCCATGGCTGCAGAAACCAAGAGCCATCTTGAGGTTTTCCTCGAGAACAGAACGGCCCTGGTGAGCTATGCCGCCCGGCTTCTGGGTTCGCGTGACCAGGCGGAAGACATCGTGCAGGATGCCTTTCTGCGGCTGAAGCCGGAGGATGGCGTCGGCTATGCGCCGCGCCAGATCCTCGCCTATCTGTACAGCATCGTGCGCAATCTCGCCTTCGATCAGCTGAAGCGGCGCAATGTCGAGACGCGCGGGCGCGATATCGATCCGCCCTTCTGGATCCTGCCGCAAGATCCGGGCTCGCCCGAAGAGACGGTTCTTTTTGCCGACCAGGCCCGCGTCGCCCGTGAGGCGCTGGAGGGGCTGCCTGCGGATATGCGCCGGGCGATCGAACTCTATCGCATCGAAGGCTGGACGCTGGAGGCGATTGCGGGCGAACTCGGGATCTCGGTTGCGACCGCCCATCGGCTGATCCGCAGCGGCATGGTCAAGATCGCGCTCTCCATGGATCGGGCGAGCCATTGATGGGGGCGACACGGAAAAATGCCGGGGGCAAGATGAAAAAAAGCAGGGCGTCGATCGTATCTTCAATAGGCACGGAGAAGTGTGCGATAGGCGCTGCCATGTCGCGCGGAGGCGGCGGAACACTTGCAGTCCTCGCACAACACGAACGCAGCAGTCAGGGAACGGTCGGCCGGTGAGCGTCACGGATCATTCACAGCAGCAGCAGGAGCGGCTTCTCGACGAGGCGATGGACTGGCTGATGCGCCTCAACGAGGCACCGACCGACGCGGCGCTGATCGCTGCCTGGGACGACTGGCTGCAGGCCTCGGAGGCCCATGCCGGCGCCTGGGCCCGGATCTGTCGCACCTGGGCGGCCCTGGGCGACATGCCGACTGCCGCGCCTGAAGCCGTTCCGCCGGTCATCGATGCCGTTCCAAACCGGTCGGCTCACCCTCAAGGCTGGCGCGTCTCGCGCCGCAGCCTCGGTATCGTCTCCGCCAGCTTGATGTCTGCGGCACTGGTCGCCGTTCTCGTTGCTCCTACCCTCCAGATGCGCTTCGAGGCAGATTTCCGCACAGGGGTCGGCGAGACGCAGATCGTGACACTGGCGGATGGCTCCAAGGTGACGCTCGCTCCGGAAACGGCGTTGGCCGAGGACTTCGATGGCGGCGCGCGGCATGTCCGGCTGCTCGCCGGCGAGGCCTTTTTCGAGGTGGAGCGCGATAGCGCCCGCCCCTTTGTCGTTGCGGCACCGGATGTATCGGTCCGGGTGCTCGGCACAGCCTTCAGCGTGCGCGACACCGGTCATGGCACGCGCGTGGAGCTGGCGCATGGGGCGATCGCGCTGACGCCGGATAAGGCAGAAGCCGGCGCCGAACTGACACTGCAACCCGGTGACGTGGTCAACGTCGAGCGTGCCGATGGCAAGACGGAGCGGAGCCAGGTCGACCCCGCCGACATCGCGCTCTGGCGGACGGGTCAGCTTGCCGTCACCGACCAACCGCTGGGCGACGTCGTGGCGCTCATCCAGCGCCAGCACTCCGGCTGGATCGTCATGCCCGAGAGCGACGTTGCCGCTCTCAGAGTGACCGGCCTCTATGATCTCAGCGCCCCCGACAAGGCACTAATGGCGCTTGTCGCACCCTTCGGGCTGCAGGTCCGCAAGGCCTCGCCCTATCTGCGGATCATCTCCAGCCGATAATTTTTTCGTTCAATATCAATCCACTAAATGGACTTAGGCATACCAGACGCAAAAAATTTGGACGATGCTGAAAAACTTGTCTGAATTACTCGTATTTTCATCTAAGCAGAGCCGAGATCGGTTTCTGCATGGGAATGAGTATGCGTTCGACGAGACTGCCCGCGAAGCAGGACGCCTTGATCAGCGCGGCGTGGCGCCGCCGGCTGACGGCGACCGCTTGCGCGCTTACGCTTCTGGCGGGGGCCTCCAGCCTGCCTGTGGCGGCGCAGACGGCGGCCGGTAGCGAGACCGTGCAGGCTTATGACATTCCGGCACAGCCACTTGCGAACGCATTGCGCGCCTTTGGGCAGCAGTCCGGGCTGCAGGTGTCGCTCGCCGCGGAGCTTGCCCGCCACACGCGCTCGGTCGCCGTCTCCGGCGCCCTGACGATGGACACGGCGCTCGCGCAAATGCTCACCGGAACCGGCCTTGCCTATCGCATCGACAATGGCGTCGTCGTCATCGGCGACACGTCGCCCGCCCTGCCCGGCGATATCTCCGCGACGGATGGTTCGACCGTGATCGAAGAGATCAACGTGACCGATCGGCGGATCCAAGGCGGCATCAGCACAATCACTGTTGACGCCGAAGCGCTTGCGGAGCGCAATCCGTCCGACATCGCCGATGTCTTCCGCGACACGGCAGGCGTCAGCGTCGGAAGCTCGATCGCGACCTCGCAGAAGGTCTTCGTCAACGGCCTCGAAGAGACGACGCTTGCCGTCACCATCGACGGCAGCCGGCAGAACAACCGCGTCTTCCACCACAATGCCACCAACCTGATCGACCCCGCGCTGTTGCGCAGCGTCACCATCGACGCCGGCATCGCGCCGGCCGATGCCGGTCCCGGCGCACTCACCGGCTCGATCGCCTATGAGACCCGGACCGTGAAGGACCTTCTGTCCGAGGATGGTTTCGGCGGACTGGTGTCGGAGACCTATGACAGCAACGCCGAGACCTTCACCACCGGGCTCGGCGGCTGGGCGATGCAGGACGGTTTCGAGTTCCTTGGTTTCCTGAACTACGGCAGGGGCGAGAACTATCATGCCGGCGACAGCGAGGAGGTGCGTGGGACCGCGACCAACCTTTTGAGCGGGCTTGGCAAATTCGCCTACGAAGCAGAGAGCGGCGAGCGTTTCGAGATCAGCCACGAGCGGATCCGCGACGATGCGGAGCGGCCATTCCGTGCCAATGCCAGCGTGGTCACAACTGGCCGAGCCTGGGAACCTCGCTACAGAAACTACAAGCTGGACCGGGACAACACCGTCTTCACCTATAGCGACACCGCGCCGGAGGGCTGGTGGGACCCGTTGGTGCGTCTCGCCTTTAGCCACAGCGCGGTCGAAACGCCTGTTTATTTCGATGACGGCAGCGGAAACCCGGCTTCCTATGCGGGCCGGGGCGCAAGCGGAAGCCTGAACGGGCGCCTGCAGAACAGGTTCGCGCTGGAGGATGGCGATCTGGTTGCCGGTCTCGATTTCTACAGCGACCGGATCGAGCTCGACACCGCACGCAACGCGGAGGACGCGGCGGAGACTGCCCGGAACATCGGGGTCTATGCCCAGGCCCGTCTCGAACCCTTCGAGGCAACGCGGCTGTCCTTCGGCGGGCGGGCTGACCGGCAGTGGTTCGAAGGCACCACCGGCCAGAGGTGGCGCCATGCCGGCCTCAGCGGCAATGCCGCGATCGAATACGACCTCACGCGCTTCCTCACGGTAAAAGCCGGCGCCTCGCATGTCTGGGCCGGCATTCCGCTGGCGGAAGCCTTCATCATGAACCCCGGCTGGACCTATGGCGCGGCAGGGCCGGAGGTGACGACCGCCGACAACCTGATGGCCGGCCTCGAATTCCATCACGACGGCTTCACGGCGGAAGCGAGCCTTTTCCGCAGTCGCATCCACAATGCCCGCGTTGCGAAATTCGCGGTCGCGCTGGGCAATCAGAATCACGAAGTGGAGACTGATGGCTTCGAGCTTGCGGCGGGCTACGACTGGATCGACGGCTTCATCAAGGTCAAATATGCGCATGTCGATGCGGAGATCGACGGCCGGCCGGCGGATTCCGATACCGGCAATTACCTGACCACGCCGGTTGGCGACATCATCGTGCTTTCGGCGGGCCACAGCTTTGCTGACTGGGGTCTGACCATCGGCGGCGATGTCGAAATCGCGCCGGAATACACTTCCGGGGACGCGACCTACCGGTCCTATGAGGTTGTGAACCTCTTTGGCGAATGGAACCCTGAGAGCCTGCCGCACATGACCCTTCGCGCGGAGGTGCAGAACCTCCTGAACGAGACCTATGCCAGCCGCGCAACCTACGGCCAGGAGTTCGGCAATGTGACGCCGCTGCATGAGAAGGGGCGAAGCTTCCTTCTCTCCGTCAAGGCGACCTTCTGACAACAAGACCGCATCGCGCCTGAAGGCGCGGGGCTAAACGACGACCACCCGCTTACGTTTCGGAGAGACCAGAATGACCACCCGCTCCTTTACCCGCCGCGCACTGATCGCCGCCGGCCTCACCCTTGCCGCCCTGCCGGCGCTGGCGCTCGATGTCGAGACCTATGCCGGCAAGGTCACCGTCGAGGGCACGCCGTCGAAGGTTGCCGTCTTCGATATCGCCGCGCTCGATACGCTGCTGGCGATCGGCGTGATGCCATCAGGCATTCCGGAAAACCTGTATCTGCCGGAACTGTCTGATCTGAAGGGCAAGGCCGAGGTGGTGGGCGATATCTTCGAGCCCGATCTCGAAGCCTTGAGCGCGCTTGCCCCTGACCTGATCATCGTCGGCGGGCGCTCCTCCGGCAAGGAAAAGGAGACGGTGAAAGTCGCGCCCTCGCTCGACATGACCATGGACGGCGTCAATGTGGTCGACCAGGCGCGAGAGCGCGCCTTCACCTATGGCGCGATCCTCGGCAAGCAGGTGGAGGCAGAAAAGGCGGTTGCCGATTTCGACGCCGCACTTGCCCGCGCCAAGGCCGCCGTTCAGGGCAAGGGCAAGGGCCTGATCCTGATGACCAACGGGCCGAAGATCACCGCTTACGGGATCGATTCCCGCTTCGGCTGGGTGCACAAGGCGCTTGACCTGCCGCCGGCAGTCGAAGATGTCGAGGCCGCCACCCATGGCGAGCCGGTCTCCTTCGAATTCATCGCCAAGGCCAATCCCGACTGGCTGCTGGTGCTCGACCGGGCCGCCGCCATCGGCGCCAATGACCAGAATGCCAAGGCAACGCTCGACAATGCGCTGGTCGCCGAGACCACGGCCTGGAAGAGCGGCCAGGTGATCTATCTGCCGTCGGCCGACTTCTACATCGCAGCCGGCGGATTGAAGGCCACCGAGCGGGTGCTGGCGACGATCGAGGTCGGTTTCTCCGCCAGCCAGTGATGTCTGCCATCGCTGATACACACCATCGCCGCGTGATGATTGGCGCCGGGCTCTGCCTGGCGCTTCTCGTCGTCATGAGCCTTGCCATCGGCGTGCAGGAGCTGTCGCTCTCTGGGACCGAGGGCACGATGCCCTTTGCCGATCTCATGGCCATCAGCCGGCTGCCGCGCACGCTCGCCGCCGTGCTCTGCGGTGCGGGGCTCGCCGTTGCCGGCCAGATCATGCAGACGCTGACGCGCAACCGCTTCGTCGAGCCCTCGACGGCGGGTACCGCCCAGAGTGCAGCACTCGGCATCCTGATCGTGACGCTCTTTCTGCCGGCCGCAGGTCTGGGCCTGAAGGCACTGGTCGCCAGCGGCTGTGCGCTTGCCGGCACGGCGCTGTTCCTCGCCACAGCCCATCGCCTGCCACCGGAACAGCCGCATCTCGTGCCGCTCTTTGGCCTCGTCTATGGCGGCGTGGTGGGGGCGGCCGTCACCTATGTCGCCTGGCAGACTGATCTCCTGCAATATCTCGACATCTGGACCAATGGCGAATTCTCCGGCGTGCTGAAGGGTCGCTACGAGCTTCTCTTCGTCGCCGTGGTCATCGTCGCGGCGGCGATGCTGATTGCCGACCGGCTGACGATCATGGCGCTTGGCGAGGACCAGGCGACCAGCCTCGGCATCGATTATCGCCGCATGACGCAGATCGGGCTGGTGCTGGTCTCGGTCATGTCGGCGCTCTCGGTCGTCGTCGTCGGGCTCATCCCCTTTGTCGGCCTCGTCGTGCCCAATCTCGTCTCGCGTATCTCGGGCGACAATCTGCGCGGCACGCTGCCGCTTGTGGCACTCGGCGGGGCGATCCTCGTTCTTGCCTCCGACATCGCCGGGCGCGTCATGCGCTTTCCTTACGAGATCCCCGTCGGCACCGTGATGGGCGTGATCGGACCTGCTGTCTTCCTCTGGTTCATCCTTCGGGAGCGTCGCGATGCGTGACCGGATCGTGATCGGCCTCCTCCTCTGTCTGGCGCTCTTGGCCGTCATCGCCTTCATGACGGTCAACCTGCGCGGCAACATCGCTTTTGCGCTGGAGCTGCGCGGCATCCGGCTTGCAGCACTTGTGACAGTCGCGGTTGCCATCGCGCTCTCGACCGTCACCTTCCAGACGATCACCGGCAACCGCATTCTCACACCCTCGATCATGGGGCTCGACGCGCTCTACCAGTTCGGCCAAGTGGCCCTTGTCTTTGCGCTGGGCGGGCTGGGTTATGTCTCGCTCTCGCCGCAACTGAAATTCGGCATGGAAGCATCCGCCCTGATGCTGCTGGCCATGGTCATCCTCTGGCCGGCGCTCAAAAGCCGGATGGACCTGACGCTGATGCTGCTCGCTGGCGTCGTCATCGGCGGCCTCTTCCGCAGCCTGACCAATCTCCTGGCGCGGCTGATCGATCCGCAGGAATTCGCCGTGGCGCAGCGGGCGATGTATGCCAACTTCTCCGCGCCGAACACCGATCTGCTCGCCATCGCAGCGCTCGTCACGATCCTCGCCGGCGGCTTCCTCTTCTCGCGCCGCCATCTGCTCGATATCGCAGCGCTGGGTCGCGACACGGCCATCGGCCTTGGCGTCGACTGGAACCGGCTGGTGCTGCTGCAGCTCATCACCGTGTCACTGCTGGTCGCCGTTTCCACCGCGCTTGTCGGCCCCGTCACCTTTTTCGGCCTGCTGATCGCAGCACTTGCCGAACGGCTCACATCCTCGCGCCGGCATGCCTCCGTCTTCGTGGTTGCCATGTTGCTCGGCGTCATCGTGCTGGTCGGCGGACAGACGCTGTTGCAGCACGGGCTTGGCCAGGCCGGCACTCTCTCTGTTGTCGTCGATTTCCTCGGCGGCCTTGTCTTCATCCTGCTTCTGTTTGCGAGGCGCACCCGATGATCGAAATCACATCCGTCAGCCTTACTCGCGAGGGACAGCGCGTGCTTGAGGGCATTGACCTCGTTCTGCCCAAGGGTGGCCTTACCGCCCTGGTCGGCCCAAACGGGGCTGGCAAATCGACGCTGCTCTCGCTTGCCGCCCGGCTGTTACCGCTGCAGCAGGGATCCGTCACCATCGACGGGCTGCCGGTCGGCTCGACACCCGGCAAGGTGCTGGCCAAGAAGCTCGCGATCCTCCGGCAGGAGTCCGGCTCGCCGCCACGCGTCAGCGTGCGCGAAATGGTCGGCTTCGGCCGCTTTCCGCATAGCGGCGGGCGGATGACGGCGGAGGACAAGGCGATGGTCGAGGAGGCACTTGGCCGCTTCGAGCTCGAAGGCCTTGCCAACCGCTCGCTCGACCGGCTCTCCGGCGGCCAAAGGCAGCGGGTGATGGTGGCGATGACCTATGCGCAAGGGACCGACTATATCCTGCTCGACGAGCCCCTGAACAATCTGGACATGTATCACGCCCGCCAGCTGATGCTGGAACTGCGCCGGCTTGCCGATGAGACCGGCCGCACCATCGTCATCGTGCTGCACGACATCAACCATGCCTCTGCGAGCGCCGACCGGATCATCGCCATGAAGGACGGCCGGATCGCCGCCGACGGTCCGCCCGGTGCGATTATGCGAACCGAGGTGCTGGAGGCGATCTACGGGTTTTCGGTGCCGGTGGTCGAAACGGGCGGCATGCGGCTTGCGCTGCAATATGCCCGGATGAGTTAGGCGTAAGCAGTCATTGGTCCGAAGCGCGCTTTTGTGGACGGCAGCAGATCGGCCGCCGGAAGAGACTTTCCCCGACGGATCATCGGGGGGATCATCCGGCGCCCTTGGTCAGGCTTACCCCGTCACTGCGTTTCGACCCTGCCCTTCTTCTCGTCCTTCTTGTTCTTCTGCAGCAGCCAGGTCAGCAGGTCGGGTGTTTCCTTCGGCTTGGCCGGCGGCCGCTTTGCGACAACCCTCGGGCGATAGACCTTGACGTTGTCGAGGGCTGCGAACTTCTCGCCATACTGCTTCTTGATCGATGCGACCCGTCCCCAGTTCTTTGCGCGCGAGGCCAGAACCGCAAGGCCCACGACGCCGCCTTCGGTCGGCTCCCATTCCACCGATTGCTGGAAGAGGCGCGTTGCGTCCTTGGTGGCCTTGTTGTCCAGGCGGTGCCAGGCAAGCGCCTGGGCGCCCAGTGCCGATTTCTGCTCGAAGACATAGGCTTCGAAGGTCTTCAGCTCCTCCTCTGTGGGTACCAGAGGGGTATCCTGATCGGTGAGGCCGGCCGATAGCAGCTCGATATAGATCTTCTTCAGCTCCGGGGTCTGGGTTGCATACTGACGGGCCAGTTGAAGCGCTTCGTCGCGATGCTCCATGTTGCGCAGCGTGAGGATGACGCCTTCGATGCTCTTCAGGCTGGTTGTCATGCGCGTGGCGCTGACGAACCAGTGATAGGAGGCCTCCCAGCTCTGCTGGCCATAGTAGAACCAGCCAAACAGCTCCGCATCGGCGGCCGAGAACGAGCGCTGGGCATAGTCGCTGAAGCGCTGCAACTCGTCGAGCGTCAGACCGGTCGCGGCATTGCCCTGAGCAATCTGGCCCATCTTGCGGCGCACGAGATCGAAGGAGACATTGTCGAACTCACCCGTGCCGTCAGGCAGGACAGAGCCGAGGGCGACCAGCGAACGGGTTCCGGCTTCGGGCAGCAGAAGGCTTGCCTTCTGCACCGTCGACAGCCGCTCGCTCGGATCCTCGCAGGTCGTGACGATGTATTTGTAGAGATCGAAGGCACGGGCAAAGTCCCGGGACTGGGCAAGTGCTTCGGCCGTGATCCACATGGTATTCATCTCGGCACAGACCATCAGCTGCGGCGAGCCCTCGGCCAGGCTGACCACCTGGGCCCAGTTGCGCTGGGCGTGCGAGCGCTCCATCAGCCTGCGGGTTTCGGCCTGGGCCAGCTTGTCGAGGAGTTCCTGGCTAGGCTTCCAGTTGGGGTTCTCGCTCTGCAGCCTCGCCATCTCCGTGCGGACGCGCACATAGTCGCCGCTCCCGAAGATATCCCAGAGCGGCTGTTCGGAGATGTTGTTCGGAGCGTCAAACAGATCCTCCGGCGCATCCCAGTTGGGATAGAGAGCCTTCAGGCGGCGCAGCTCCGCGCCAAGACGTTTCAGGTCGCGTGTCTGGGCATAGTAACGCAGCGCCGTGTCATCGACCTCGGGCCGGGTCGCAACCACGGGCTCCTCGGTCTGCTGGCTGAGGCGGGCGATCTGGAGCTCGACACTGTCGCGACGCGATACCGCTGCGGGCGCCTGGGCGCTGACGGCGACGGGCGCCGGCTGAACAGCCGGTCTTTTCGCCGCTGTCGCCTGGCTCGGCCCAAACGGGTTTTCACCCGGCGCGACATCGCGGATCACAGGTGAGGCAGCCTGCGGCGCCATGGCCATGGGGGTTGTCGGCTCCGGCATAGGGGTGGGCAGAACGATCTGGGCGGCAGCCGGTGCGACGGGCATCACCGGCTGCGGCGCTGCGATGGTCGGCGGCACGACGGGCGGAAGGGTCGGCGCCGCGACCGGCGCGAAGCTCGGCATCGCCGGCTGGACGCCAGCTGGCACGGAGACGTTGGAGAGCACCACGCCGCCCGGAACGACAACGCCCATGGCCGGGAAGTTGTTGAACCCATCTCCCGTGGCCTGGCTGATCGGGATGGTGATGCAGGCGCCGAGAAGAAGGGCAGTCTTCAGGGGAAATCGGTCAAACATGTGGGATACCTTTCAGCGATCGCCATGAGGCTGAGCACATGGAGCGTGGCGGGGTAGTAGTCTTGGGAGCTGAAGTCAGAGAGAAGGGCGACA
Encoded here:
- a CDS encoding sigma-70 family RNA polymerase sigma factor, which codes for MAAETKSHLEVFLENRTALVSYAARLLGSRDQAEDIVQDAFLRLKPEDGVGYAPRQILAYLYSIVRNLAFDQLKRRNVETRGRDIDPPFWILPQDPGSPEETVLFADQARVAREALEGLPADMRRAIELYRIEGWTLEAIAGELGISVATAHRLIRSGMVKIALSMDRASH
- a CDS encoding FecR family protein yields the protein MSVTDHSQQQQERLLDEAMDWLMRLNEAPTDAALIAAWDDWLQASEAHAGAWARICRTWAALGDMPTAAPEAVPPVIDAVPNRSAHPQGWRVSRRSLGIVSASLMSAALVAVLVAPTLQMRFEADFRTGVGETQIVTLADGSKVTLAPETALAEDFDGGARHVRLLAGEAFFEVERDSARPFVVAAPDVSVRVLGTAFSVRDTGHGTRVELAHGAIALTPDKAEAGAELTLQPGDVVNVERADGKTERSQVDPADIALWRTGQLAVTDQPLGDVVALIQRQHSGWIVMPESDVAALRVTGLYDLSAPDKALMALVAPFGLQVRKASPYLRIISSR
- a CDS encoding TonB-dependent receptor domain-containing protein yields the protein MRSTRLPAKQDALISAAWRRRLTATACALTLLAGASSLPVAAQTAAGSETVQAYDIPAQPLANALRAFGQQSGLQVSLAAELARHTRSVAVSGALTMDTALAQMLTGTGLAYRIDNGVVVIGDTSPALPGDISATDGSTVIEEINVTDRRIQGGISTITVDAEALAERNPSDIADVFRDTAGVSVGSSIATSQKVFVNGLEETTLAVTIDGSRQNNRVFHHNATNLIDPALLRSVTIDAGIAPADAGPGALTGSIAYETRTVKDLLSEDGFGGLVSETYDSNAETFTTGLGGWAMQDGFEFLGFLNYGRGENYHAGDSEEVRGTATNLLSGLGKFAYEAESGERFEISHERIRDDAERPFRANASVVTTGRAWEPRYRNYKLDRDNTVFTYSDTAPEGWWDPLVRLAFSHSAVETPVYFDDGSGNPASYAGRGASGSLNGRLQNRFALEDGDLVAGLDFYSDRIELDTARNAEDAAETARNIGVYAQARLEPFEATRLSFGGRADRQWFEGTTGQRWRHAGLSGNAAIEYDLTRFLTVKAGASHVWAGIPLAEAFIMNPGWTYGAAGPEVTTADNLMAGLEFHHDGFTAEASLFRSRIHNARVAKFAVALGNQNHEVETDGFELAAGYDWIDGFIKVKYAHVDAEIDGRPADSDTGNYLTTPVGDIIVLSAGHSFADWGLTIGGDVEIAPEYTSGDATYRSYEVVNLFGEWNPESLPHMTLRAEVQNLLNETYASRATYGQEFGNVTPLHEKGRSFLLSVKATF
- a CDS encoding siderophore ABC transporter substrate-binding protein is translated as MTTRSFTRRALIAAGLTLAALPALALDVETYAGKVTVEGTPSKVAVFDIAALDTLLAIGVMPSGIPENLYLPELSDLKGKAEVVGDIFEPDLEALSALAPDLIIVGGRSSGKEKETVKVAPSLDMTMDGVNVVDQARERAFTYGAILGKQVEAEKAVADFDAALARAKAAVQGKGKGLILMTNGPKITAYGIDSRFGWVHKALDLPPAVEDVEAATHGEPVSFEFIAKANPDWLLVLDRAAAIGANDQNAKATLDNALVAETTAWKSGQVIYLPSADFYIAAGGLKATERVLATIEVGFSASQ
- a CDS encoding ABC transporter permease; amino-acid sequence: MSAIADTHHRRVMIGAGLCLALLVVMSLAIGVQELSLSGTEGTMPFADLMAISRLPRTLAAVLCGAGLAVAGQIMQTLTRNRFVEPSTAGTAQSAALGILIVTLFLPAAGLGLKALVASGCALAGTALFLATAHRLPPEQPHLVPLFGLVYGGVVGAAVTYVAWQTDLLQYLDIWTNGEFSGVLKGRYELLFVAVVIVAAAMLIADRLTIMALGEDQATSLGIDYRRMTQIGLVLVSVMSALSVVVVGLIPFVGLVVPNLVSRISGDNLRGTLPLVALGGAILVLASDIAGRVMRFPYEIPVGTVMGVIGPAVFLWFILRERRDA
- a CDS encoding iron chelate uptake ABC transporter family permease subunit → MRDRIVIGLLLCLALLAVIAFMTVNLRGNIAFALELRGIRLAALVTVAVAIALSTVTFQTITGNRILTPSIMGLDALYQFGQVALVFALGGLGYVSLSPQLKFGMEASALMLLAMVILWPALKSRMDLTLMLLAGVVIGGLFRSLTNLLARLIDPQEFAVAQRAMYANFSAPNTDLLAIAALVTILAGGFLFSRRHLLDIAALGRDTAIGLGVDWNRLVLLQLITVSLLVAVSTALVGPVTFFGLLIAALAERLTSSRRHASVFVVAMLLGVIVLVGGQTLLQHGLGQAGTLSVVVDFLGGLVFILLLFARRTR
- a CDS encoding iron ABC transporter ATP-binding protein; amino-acid sequence: MIEITSVSLTREGQRVLEGIDLVLPKGGLTALVGPNGAGKSTLLSLAARLLPLQQGSVTIDGLPVGSTPGKVLAKKLAILRQESGSPPRVSVREMVGFGRFPHSGGRMTAEDKAMVEEALGRFELEGLANRSLDRLSGGQRQRVMVAMTYAQGTDYILLDEPLNNLDMYHARQLMLELRRLADETGRTIVIVLHDINHASASADRIIAMKDGRIAADGPPGAIMRTEVLEAIYGFSVPVVETGGMRLALQYARMS